From Melospiza melodia melodia isolate bMelMel2 chromosome 31, bMelMel2.pri, whole genome shotgun sequence, one genomic window encodes:
- the LOC134431234 gene encoding collagen alpha-1(I) chain-like, producing the protein MPPGGLPKVPPTPATASCPGQRGSPPVSAGEVRGPAVLSEAHSWRGGDGRPGHRVRASAGLRQCQGSAGQGGKGSRGARERGGGHTNTHTRHTDTPGTAGGVPAVRRSRRGQRGPRWHRAGHGGTGGTRAAGGCVRAGCWHRRGSAEPPPATVGTPVSAGAMLGGPERGGAGRLRICERTKLVLVEIDTVACCSPGGAGMAAGCWPEPPWTYRRIAGEYAYLEKRFVAELAPPWPPAPSNPPCGLQDFTARPRVPPTPCPPPQLEGPGGSGGPWGGHAVPTPRPPVSGDKQGPPTYEVHMQRVQAAHGRRGGPPPYIAPPAYDGPHRTLQLRPPRGPRSSPAAPPRARGAVPGAWSHTLPRAATEAKHRWPRATLPSPAGPGTGPRHCQTLPRAAAGRERAPGRGRGQRGTGGHVLIDATRVVVRAQYVPPPQRQQVRYARASPPRSPSVPAGLGGASAAPSPPREPPGSPRSPWHSPGGCRGARGRPPPRRPVLYAQALREAVSRIRRHTAPDSDSDAESSVGGSRQRLCRDPRAYSSSSSSLESAGAPPGPASPTPA; encoded by the exons CCACCGCTTCGTGT CCGGGACAGCGCGGTTCGCCGCCGGTGTCCGCAGGGGAGGTGCGAGGCCCGGCCGTGCTGAGCGAGGCACATTCCTGGCGGGGAGGGGACGGCCGGCCCGGGCACCGCGTCCGTGCCAGTGCCGGGCTCCGGCAGTGCCAGGGGAGCGCCGGGCAG GGGGGGAAGGGATCCCGCGGGGCGAGGGAAAGGGGGGGGGGACACACAAATACACACACGCGACACACCGACACCCCTGGGACGGCCGGTGGGGTCCCCGCCGTGCGCCGCTCCCGCCGGGGTCAGCGTGGCCCGAGGTGGCACCGGGCGGGACAcgggggcaccgggggcacgCGTGCGGCAGGTGGGTGCGTGCGGGCGGGCTGCTGGCACCGCCGAGGCTCCGCCGAGCCCCCCCCCGCCACCGTGGGGACCCCCGTGTCGGCCGGGGCGATGCTGGGGGGTCCGGAGCGGGGCGGTGCGGGGCGCCTGCGGATCTGCGAGCGGACCAAGCTGGTGCTGGTGGAGATCGACACGGTGGCGTGTTGCAGCCCGGGTGGTGCCGGCATGGCCGCGGGCTGCTGGCCCGAGCCGCCCTGGACCTACCGCCGCATCGCCGGGGAGTACGC GTACCTGGAGAAACGCTTTGTGGCCGAGCTGGCCCCCCCTTGGCCCCCAGCGCCCTCCAACCCCCCTTGTGGCCTGCAGGACTTCACAGCCCGGCCCCGGGTGCCCCCCACCCCCTGCCCCCCACCACAGCTtgaggggccggggggcagcggCGGACCCTGGGGGGGTCACGCCGTGCCCACCCCTCGGCCCCCGGTGTCGGGGGACAAGCAGGGCCCCCCCACGTACGAGGTGCACATGCAGCGGGTGCAGGCCGCCCACGGCCGCCGAGGGGGACCCCCCCCTTACATCGCACCCCCCGCCTATGACGGTCCCCACCGCACCCTCCAGCTGCGACCCCCGCGGGGACCCCGCAGCTCCCCGGCGGCTCCTCCTCGGGCCCGGGGCGCTGTGCCGGGCGCCTGGAGCCACACTCTGCCCCGGGCGGCCACCGAGGCCAAGCACCGGTGGCCCCGCGCGACGCTGCCGTCCCCAGCAGGGCCTGGCACCGGTCCCCGGCACTGCCAGACGCTGCCACGGGCGGCGGCCGGCCGGGAGCGGGCACCGGGGCGCGGGAGGGGGCAGCGGGGAACGGGGGGCCACGTCCTCATCGATGCCACCCGCGTGGTGGTCCGCGCCCAGTACGTGCCACCCCCGCAGCGCCAGCAGGTCCGCTATGCCAGGGCATCCCCTCCTCGCAGCCCTTCGGTGCCCGCCGGGCTCGGCGGCGCTTCGGCAGCGCCCTCGCCGCCCCGGGAGCCGCCCGGCAGCCCCCGCAGCCCGTGGCACAGCccggggggctgcaggggtgccCGGGGGCGGCCCCCGCCGCGGCGGCCGGTGCTGTACGCGCAGGCATTGCGGGAAGCCGTGTCCCGCATCCGCCGGCACACGGCGCCCGACTCGGACTCGGATGCCGAGAGCAGCGTGGGGGGGTCCCGGCAGCGCCTCTGCCGAGACCCCCGAgcctacagcagcagcagcagcagcctggagagcGCCGGAGCCCCCCCGGGCCCCGCCAGCCCCACCCCGGCCTGA